The Micromonospora sp. NBC_00421 genome contains a region encoding:
- the nusB gene encoding transcription antitermination factor NusB: MPARRKARKRALDVLFEADLRDRPPVEVLAGYVERIEKPRPEHLDYAVGLVEGVAAHLDRIDEVIASYAEGWTLDRMPAVDRNLARIAVYELLYVDEIDDAVAISEAVELARQMSTDDSPRFLNGILGRIAEYATR; this comes from the coding sequence ATGCCGGCGCGCCGCAAGGCGCGCAAGCGGGCGCTGGACGTGCTCTTCGAGGCCGACCTGCGGGACCGGCCCCCGGTCGAGGTGCTCGCCGGCTACGTCGAGCGGATCGAGAAACCGCGTCCCGAGCACCTGGACTACGCGGTCGGTCTGGTCGAGGGGGTCGCCGCGCACCTCGACCGGATCGACGAGGTGATCGCCAGCTACGCCGAGGGCTGGACCCTGGACCGGATGCCGGCGGTCGACCGCAACCTGGCCCGCATCGCCGTCTACGAGCTGCTCTACGTCGACGAGATCGACGACGCGGTGGCGATCAGCGAGGCGGTGGAGCTGGCCCGGCAGATGTCGACCGACGACTCGCCGCGCTTCCTCAACGGCATCCTCGGCCGGATCGCCGAGTACGCCACCCGCTGA
- the efp gene encoding elongation factor P, protein MASTNDLKNGLVLNLDGELWAVVEFQHVKPGKGGAFVRTTLKNVLSGKVVDKTFNAGTKVETATVDKRTMQYLYADGEDFVFMDLETFDQITVPGGTVGEAANYLLPEAEVTVATHEDVPLYIELPTSVVLQVTYTEPGLQGDRSTGGNKPATVETGATVQVPLFITTDEKIKVDTRDGRYLGRA, encoded by the coding sequence ATGGCATCCACCAACGACCTCAAGAACGGCCTGGTACTCAACCTCGACGGGGAGCTCTGGGCCGTCGTCGAGTTCCAGCACGTCAAGCCCGGTAAGGGTGGGGCGTTCGTCCGCACGACGCTGAAGAACGTGCTGTCCGGCAAGGTCGTCGACAAGACCTTCAACGCGGGCACCAAGGTCGAGACCGCCACCGTCGACAAGCGCACCATGCAATACCTCTACGCCGACGGTGAGGACTTCGTCTTCATGGATCTGGAGACGTTCGACCAGATCACCGTCCCCGGCGGCACCGTCGGCGAGGCCGCCAACTACCTCCTCCCCGAGGCCGAGGTGACCGTCGCCACCCACGAGGACGTGCCGCTCTACATCGAGCTGCCGACCAGTGTGGTGCTCCAGGTCACCTACACCGAGCCGGGTCTGCAGGGCGACCGGTCGACCGGCGGCAACAAGCCGGCCACCGTCGAGACCGGCGCGACCGTGCAGGTGCCGCTCTTCATCACCACCGACGAGAAGATCAAGGTCGACACCCGCGACGGCCGTTACCTCGGCCGAGCCTGA
- the aroQ gene encoding type II 3-dehydroquinate dehydratase, with translation MSGPDTPRVYVLNGPNLGRLGTRQVDVYGVTSYADLVALCVETGRELGLDVVVRQTDAEHELLGWLHGAADEAAAVVLNPAAWSHYSVAVRDACALLRGPLVEVHISNIHAREEFRHHSVVSAVATGVICGLGVDGYRLALRYLATRLTG, from the coding sequence GTGAGCGGGCCGGACACCCCCCGGGTGTACGTGCTCAACGGCCCGAACCTGGGCCGGTTGGGCACCCGCCAGGTCGACGTGTACGGCGTGACCAGCTATGCCGACCTGGTGGCGCTCTGCGTGGAGACGGGCCGCGAACTGGGGCTGGACGTGGTGGTCCGGCAGACCGACGCGGAGCACGAGCTGCTCGGCTGGCTGCACGGCGCGGCGGACGAGGCGGCGGCGGTGGTGCTCAACCCGGCGGCCTGGTCGCACTACTCGGTCGCGGTGCGGGACGCCTGCGCGTTGCTGCGGGGGCCGCTGGTCGAGGTGCACATCTCCAACATCCACGCCAGGGAGGAGTTCCGGCACCACTCGGTGGTGTCGGCGGTGGCCACCGGGGTGATCTGTGGTCTTGGCGTGGACGGCTACCGGCTTGCCCTGCGGTACCTCGCCACCCGGCTGACCGGCTGA
- the aroB gene encoding 3-dehydroquinate synthase, whose protein sequence is MNEVTRIPVGGEQPYDVLVGRGLLAELPALLPGASRVAVLHAPPLKELADLIGETLAAAGATPLAIEVPDAEAGKRFEVAADCWDRLGAAGFTRTDAVVGVGGGAVTDLAGFVAACWLRGVPWVPVATSLLGMVDAAVGGKTGVNTAAGKNLVGAFHPPVGVLADLDTLDSLPPADLAAGLAEVVKCGFIADPVILDLVEADPAAAVDPAGPVVRELIERAIRVKADVVSGDLRESSVREVLNYGHTLAHAIEKVERYRWRHGHAVSVGTVYAGELARLAGRLDPATAERHRRVLTALGLPTSYPAEAWPALLAAMRVDKKTRGSRLRFVVLDGLARPAILDGPDDDLLHAAFREVSR, encoded by the coding sequence ATGAACGAGGTGACCCGGATTCCGGTCGGCGGCGAGCAGCCGTACGACGTACTGGTCGGGCGGGGCCTGCTGGCCGAGCTGCCCGCGTTGCTGCCCGGGGCGTCCCGGGTGGCGGTGCTGCACGCGCCGCCGCTCAAGGAGCTGGCCGACCTGATCGGCGAGACGCTGGCCGCCGCGGGGGCGACCCCGCTGGCGATCGAGGTGCCCGACGCCGAGGCGGGTAAGCGGTTCGAGGTGGCCGCCGACTGCTGGGACCGGCTCGGTGCGGCCGGCTTCACCCGTACCGATGCGGTGGTCGGGGTGGGCGGCGGTGCGGTGACCGACCTGGCCGGCTTCGTCGCGGCCTGCTGGTTGCGCGGGGTGCCCTGGGTGCCGGTGGCGACGTCGTTGCTCGGCATGGTCGACGCCGCGGTCGGCGGCAAGACCGGGGTCAACACGGCGGCCGGCAAGAACCTGGTGGGCGCTTTCCACCCGCCGGTCGGGGTGCTGGCCGACCTGGACACGCTGGACAGCCTCCCGCCGGCCGACCTGGCCGCCGGGCTGGCCGAGGTGGTCAAGTGCGGTTTCATCGCCGACCCGGTGATCCTGGACCTGGTCGAGGCGGATCCGGCCGCCGCCGTCGACCCGGCCGGGCCGGTGGTCCGGGAGCTGATCGAGCGGGCGATCCGGGTCAAGGCCGACGTGGTCTCCGGTGACCTGCGGGAGTCGAGCGTCCGGGAGGTGCTCAACTACGGGCACACCCTGGCGCACGCGATCGAGAAGGTCGAGCGGTACCGCTGGCGGCACGGGCACGCGGTCTCCGTCGGCACCGTCTACGCCGGTGAGCTCGCCCGGTTGGCCGGTCGGCTCGACCCGGCGACCGCCGAGCGGCACCGCCGTGTGCTGACCGCGTTGGGCCTGCCCACCAGCTACCCGGCGGAGGCCTGGCCAGCCCTGCTGGCGGCGATGCGGGTGGACAAGAAGACGCGGGGCAGCCGACTGCGGTTCGTGGTGCTCGACGGCCTGGCCCGCCCGGCGATCCTGGACGGCCCCGACGACGACCTGCTGCACGCCGCCTTCCGGGAGGTCAGCCGGTGA
- a CDS encoding DUF2243 domain-containing protein yields MANTTIDGADIRLPAVVLGVGLGGFVDGIVLHQVLQWHHMLSSTGSDNVGIRAYPVDTVPGLQMNTLWDGLFHVVTWVAVLTGLALLYARVTRSRGRLWRSGLLWGWALVGWGLFNLVEGVIDHHLLGIHHVHGGPHQTAWDVGFLLLGAALVGLGWAVQRRATAVDTCAGRR; encoded by the coding sequence ATGGCCAACACCACCATCGACGGCGCGGACATCCGACTGCCCGCCGTCGTCCTCGGCGTCGGCCTCGGCGGGTTCGTCGACGGCATCGTCCTGCACCAGGTGCTCCAGTGGCACCACATGCTCAGCAGCACCGGCAGCGACAACGTCGGCATCCGGGCGTACCCGGTGGACACCGTGCCCGGGTTGCAGATGAACACCCTGTGGGACGGGCTGTTCCACGTGGTGACCTGGGTGGCGGTGCTCACCGGGCTGGCCCTGCTGTACGCCCGGGTGACCCGGTCCCGGGGCCGGTTGTGGCGCTCCGGCCTGCTCTGGGGCTGGGCGCTCGTGGGCTGGGGCCTGTTCAACCTGGTCGAAGGGGTGATCGACCACCACCTGCTCGGCATCCACCACGTGCACGGTGGCCCGCACCAGACCGCCTGGGACGTCGGCTTCCTGCTGCTCGGGGCGGCGCTGGTGGGGCTCGGCTGGGCGGTCCAGCGGCGTGCCACGGCCGTGGACACCTGCGCCGGGCGGCGATGA
- a CDS encoding cytochrome c oxidase assembly protein gives MTGSHGGGVAPLLLVPMLLFWGYLAAALRQRDPGRAGWSHWRTAGFGAGTALLAVAVLLPAHDLVGHMWQHLLVGMLAPLGLVLGAPGTLALRTVRPRVGRAALRLLRRPAVAAASHPVTGLLLTAGGLYLLHLTPLYRATLTHPGLHPLVLLHFLISGYVFSWAIAGPDPGPHRPGVPVRLVVLGLSVAAHATLAQLMYAGLVDADVPPAQLRAAATLMYYVGDLAEILLALALLVTWRPAPRRDRPAPARSDRRRVGAVRA, from the coding sequence ATGACCGGGTCGCACGGCGGCGGGGTGGCACCGCTGCTGCTCGTACCGATGCTGCTGTTCTGGGGTTATCTGGCCGCTGCCCTGCGCCAGCGTGACCCGGGCCGCGCCGGCTGGAGCCACTGGCGGACGGCCGGCTTCGGCGCCGGCACGGCGTTGCTCGCGGTGGCCGTACTGTTGCCCGCCCACGACCTGGTCGGGCACATGTGGCAGCACCTGCTGGTCGGCATGCTGGCGCCGCTCGGGCTGGTGCTCGGCGCACCCGGCACGCTGGCCCTGCGGACGGTACGGCCCCGGGTCGGCCGGGCGGCCCTGCGGCTGCTGCGCCGTCCCGCCGTGGCGGCGGCCTCCCACCCGGTCACCGGGCTGCTGCTCACCGCCGGGGGCCTCTACCTGCTGCACCTGACCCCGCTGTACCGGGCCACCCTGACCCATCCCGGCCTGCACCCGCTGGTCCTGTTGCACTTCCTGATCAGCGGGTACGTCTTCAGCTGGGCGATCGCCGGGCCCGACCCGGGGCCGCACCGCCCCGGCGTGCCGGTGCGGCTGGTGGTGCTGGGACTGTCCGTCGCCGCCCACGCCACCCTCGCCCAGCTGATGTACGCCGGCCTGGTCGACGCCGACGTCCCACCGGCCCAGCTGCGGGCGGCGGCGACCCTGATGTACTACGTCGGTGACCTGGCCGAGATCCTGCTCGCCCTGGCCCTGCTGGTGACCTGGCGACCCGCGCCCCGCCGGGACCGGCCGGCCCCGGCCCGGTCGGACCGCCGCCGGGTGGGCGCGGTCAGGGCTTGA
- a CDS encoding shikimate kinase — MTKPVCVLVGAPGSGKSTVGVELAALLGVAFRDTDTDIEELAGKPIPEIFIDEGEAHFRDLERAAVLAALTSHAGVLALGGGAILAEESRAALVGHTVVHLSVELPDAVKRVGLGAGRPLLSVNPRATLKYLMDQRRPLYTEVATATVVTDGRSPEEIVAEIVALLKP, encoded by the coding sequence GTGACGAAGCCCGTCTGTGTGCTGGTGGGGGCGCCCGGGTCCGGCAAGAGCACCGTCGGCGTGGAGTTGGCGGCCCTGCTCGGGGTGGCGTTCCGGGACACCGACACCGACATCGAGGAACTGGCCGGTAAGCCGATTCCGGAGATCTTCATCGACGAGGGTGAGGCGCACTTCCGGGACCTGGAACGGGCCGCGGTGCTGGCGGCGTTGACGTCGCACGCCGGGGTGCTCGCCCTCGGTGGCGGCGCGATCCTCGCCGAGGAGAGCCGGGCCGCGCTGGTCGGGCACACCGTGGTGCACCTGTCGGTGGAGCTCCCCGACGCGGTGAAGCGGGTCGGGCTCGGTGCCGGCAGGCCGCTGCTGTCGGTCAATCCACGCGCCACCCTCAAGTACCTCATGGACCAGCGCCGACCGCTCTACACCGAGGTGGCGACGGCGACGGTGGTCACCGACGGCCGCTCGCCGGAGGAGATCGTCGCCGAGATCGTCGCCCTGCTCAAGCCCTGA
- the aroC gene encoding chorismate synthase: MLRWLTAGESHGPALVAMLEGVPAGVAVTTSDIVGELARRRLGYGRGARMAFEQDEVEVIGGLRHGVTLGSPVAIRVGNSEWPKWQTVMAADPVDPDELASQARNAPLTRPRPGHADLAGMQKYGHTDARPILERASARETAARVAVGTVAKALVKQALGIEIVSHVVELGSVAAKQGLRPTPEDAQRIDADPLRCLDPDASARMVAEVDAAKKAADTLGGVVEVLAYGVPPGLGSHVQWDRKLDARLATALMSIQAIKGVEIGDGWQQARSRGSEAHDEIMPTATGVRRVTDRAGGLEGGITTGEPVRVRAAMKPISSLNRALATVDVSTGEPATAINQRSDVCAVPAAAVVAEAMVALVLAEAATEKFGGDSVAEIRRNVAGYLDALIIR, encoded by the coding sequence GTGTTGCGTTGGCTGACTGCAGGTGAATCACACGGTCCGGCTCTGGTAGCGATGTTGGAGGGGGTCCCCGCCGGGGTGGCGGTGACCACCAGTGACATCGTCGGTGAGCTGGCCCGTCGTCGGCTCGGCTACGGCCGGGGTGCCCGGATGGCGTTCGAGCAGGACGAGGTCGAGGTCATCGGGGGCCTGCGGCACGGTGTCACCCTGGGCAGCCCGGTCGCGATCCGGGTGGGCAACTCGGAGTGGCCGAAGTGGCAGACGGTGATGGCCGCCGACCCGGTCGACCCGGACGAGCTGGCCAGCCAGGCCCGTAACGCCCCGCTGACCCGTCCCCGGCCCGGCCACGCCGACCTGGCCGGCATGCAGAAGTACGGCCACACCGACGCCCGGCCGATCCTGGAGCGGGCCAGCGCCCGGGAGACCGCCGCCCGGGTCGCCGTCGGCACCGTGGCGAAGGCCCTGGTGAAGCAGGCCCTCGGCATCGAGATCGTGTCGCACGTGGTGGAGCTCGGCTCGGTGGCCGCGAAGCAGGGGCTACGACCGACGCCCGAGGACGCCCAGCGGATCGACGCGGACCCGTTGCGCTGCCTCGACCCGGACGCCAGCGCCCGGATGGTCGCCGAGGTCGACGCCGCGAAGAAGGCCGCCGACACCCTCGGCGGCGTGGTCGAGGTGCTGGCGTACGGCGTACCGCCGGGCCTGGGCAGCCACGTGCAGTGGGACCGCAAGCTCGACGCCCGGCTGGCGACCGCGTTGATGTCCATCCAGGCGATCAAGGGGGTGGAGATCGGAGACGGTTGGCAGCAGGCCCGGTCCCGGGGCTCCGAGGCGCACGACGAGATCATGCCCACCGCCACCGGGGTCCGTCGGGTGACCGACCGGGCCGGCGGCCTGGAGGGCGGCATCACCACCGGCGAGCCGGTACGGGTGCGGGCGGCGATGAAACCGATCTCGTCGCTGAACCGGGCGCTGGCCACCGTCGACGTCAGCACCGGGGAGCCGGCGACCGCGATCAACCAGCGCTCCGACGTCTGCGCCGTCCCCGCCGCGGCGGTGGTCGCCGAGGCGATGGTGGCGCTGGTGCTCGCCGAGGCCGCCACCGAGAAGTTCGGCGGCGACTCGGTGGCCGAGATCCGCCGCAACGTCGCCGGCTACCTCGACGCCCTGATCATCCGGTGA
- a CDS encoding sulfotransferase domain-containing protein, whose translation MTIRDRLKGVVPHQVTHQVRSSLVRYGERTSDRRPLPDFLITGTKRGGTTSLWRYLLAHPLVPRLFPAWNTKTSHYFEENWGRGEAWYRSHFPTARHRQALERRHGRPARVGEAAPLYMFHPLVPQRVAELLPEVRLIFLLRDPVERAYSHWKERRTEGKEPLDFAEALAREEERTAGEREKLIADPTYFSEAYDWYTYRARGRYLEHLTPWLDRFDRSQLLILPSETLYAEPAATYARVLDFLGLPPHRLAAYEAHNHRRSSAMPAPVRAELSAHFAPHNAALEQRLGMRFDWS comes from the coding sequence ATGACGATCCGCGACCGCCTCAAGGGTGTGGTCCCGCACCAGGTCACCCACCAGGTGCGCAGCTCACTGGTCCGGTACGGCGAACGCACCAGCGACCGCCGGCCGCTGCCGGACTTCCTGATCACCGGCACCAAGCGGGGCGGCACCACCTCGCTCTGGCGCTACCTGCTGGCGCATCCGCTGGTGCCCCGGCTCTTCCCGGCCTGGAACACCAAGACCTCGCACTACTTCGAGGAGAACTGGGGCCGGGGCGAGGCCTGGTACCGCTCGCACTTCCCGACCGCGCGGCACCGCCAGGCCCTGGAACGCCGGCACGGTCGGCCGGCCCGCGTCGGCGAGGCCGCGCCGCTGTACATGTTCCACCCGCTCGTCCCGCAGCGGGTCGCCGAGCTGCTGCCCGAGGTGCGGTTGATCTTCCTGCTCCGGGATCCGGTGGAGCGGGCGTACTCGCACTGGAAGGAGCGGCGGACCGAGGGGAAGGAGCCGCTGGACTTCGCCGAGGCGCTGGCCCGCGAGGAGGAGCGGACGGCGGGGGAGCGGGAGAAGCTGATCGCCGACCCGACGTACTTCAGCGAGGCGTACGACTGGTACACCTACCGGGCCCGGGGCCGCTACCTGGAGCACCTGACGCCGTGGCTGGACCGCTTCGACCGCTCCCAGCTGCTGATCCTGCCCAGCGAGACGCTGTACGCCGAACCGGCCGCGACCTATGCCCGGGTGCTCGACTTCCTCGGCCTGCCCCCGCACCGGCTCGCCGCGTACGAGGCGCACAACCACCGGCGTAGCAGCGCCATGCCGGCGCCGGTGCGGGCCGAGCTGAGCGCGCACTTCGCCCCGCACAACGCGGCGCTGGAGCAGCGGTTGGGGATGCGTTTCGACTGGTCCTGA
- a CDS encoding lipopolysaccharide biosynthesis protein — translation MRRPGPGTTAAIPRQVDRRTVAADPSFGPAADAPGTAGGSGEVRRSARNGAVGLVGAAVNGALGFLLTVVIVRGFGTDGSGALFTAIGVVSILGAICCAGADTALVWALPRRRPGADGDAARLLPVALLPVLGLTGLVATVGALTADRLAPVFFEGAEGPTLLRLAFLALPVTVALTVLLAAVRAVRPVTAVVGIQYVLVPSARPVLLLATVATGAGVAVGFGGWLLPVALAVVAAAVLLLRPLGLLAGARLRPDGADWRTLWGFALPRAVSAAIDASSMWVGVLLTSALAGADESGVFGAVGRYALAGLLIMQGLRVAVAPQLSRLLGQGRTADAALVYRRVTVVIILLSWPAYLLLAVFAPAFLGLFGDGFTAGAAPLAVLAGAMLVNSGVGIVQTMLLMSGNSARHLQATVVGLALTVGLGFLLVPDHGALGAAYAWTAGVVAENVLAAVAARVAIGEPLLTRSVGWAAVGAGGGAAVVAVLSALVAGRGLAGLALALVVLAVVAAGLLLDRRVRRTVRAAVTMLRPKSA, via the coding sequence ATGAGGCGACCGGGACCCGGAACCACTGCGGCGATTCCCCGGCAGGTCGACCGCCGTACCGTTGCGGCCGACCCGTCGTTCGGGCCGGCGGCGGACGCCCCGGGCACGGCGGGCGGTTCCGGCGAGGTACGGCGCAGCGCCCGCAACGGCGCTGTCGGGCTGGTCGGCGCGGCGGTCAACGGCGCGCTGGGTTTCCTGCTCACCGTGGTCATCGTGCGTGGCTTCGGCACCGACGGCTCCGGCGCGCTCTTCACCGCCATCGGCGTGGTCTCCATCCTGGGCGCGATCTGCTGCGCCGGTGCGGACACCGCCCTGGTCTGGGCGTTGCCCCGACGTCGTCCCGGTGCCGATGGCGACGCCGCCCGACTGCTGCCGGTCGCCCTGCTGCCGGTGCTCGGGCTCACCGGGCTGGTGGCGACGGTCGGTGCGCTCACCGCCGACCGGCTCGCCCCGGTCTTCTTCGAGGGGGCGGAGGGGCCGACGCTGCTGCGGCTGGCCTTCCTGGCGCTGCCGGTCACCGTGGCGCTGACAGTGCTGCTCGCCGCCGTCCGGGCGGTCCGACCGGTGACCGCCGTGGTCGGCATCCAGTACGTGCTGGTGCCGTCGGCCCGGCCCGTCCTGCTGCTGGCGACCGTCGCCACCGGTGCCGGGGTGGCCGTCGGCTTCGGCGGTTGGCTGCTGCCGGTGGCGTTGGCCGTGGTCGCCGCCGCCGTGCTGTTGCTGCGGCCCCTCGGCCTGCTCGCCGGGGCGCGGCTGCGGCCGGACGGCGCGGACTGGCGTACCCTCTGGGGCTTTGCGTTGCCCCGGGCGGTGTCGGCGGCCATCGACGCCAGCAGCATGTGGGTCGGGGTGCTGCTCACCTCGGCGTTGGCGGGCGCGGACGAGTCCGGTGTCTTCGGCGCGGTCGGCCGGTACGCCCTGGCCGGTCTGTTGATCATGCAGGGGTTGCGGGTGGCCGTCGCGCCGCAGCTGTCCCGGCTGCTCGGGCAGGGGCGTACCGCCGACGCGGCGCTCGTCTACCGGCGGGTCACCGTCGTGATCATCCTGCTGTCCTGGCCGGCGTACCTGCTCCTGGCGGTCTTCGCGCCCGCCTTCCTCGGCCTCTTCGGCGACGGGTTCACCGCCGGGGCCGCTCCGCTGGCGGTGCTCGCCGGGGCGATGCTCGTCAACTCCGGGGTGGGCATCGTGCAGACGATGCTGCTGATGAGCGGCAACAGCGCCCGCCACCTCCAGGCCACGGTGGTCGGGCTGGCGCTCACCGTGGGGCTGGGCTTCCTGCTCGTCCCCGACCACGGGGCCCTCGGCGCGGCGTACGCCTGGACGGCCGGGGTGGTCGCCGAGAACGTGCTGGCCGCGGTGGCCGCCCGGGTGGCGATCGGCGAGCCGCTGCTCACCCGCTCGGTGGGCTGGGCGGCGGTCGGGGCCGGTGGCGGCGCGGCGGTGGTGGCGGTGCTCAGCGCGCTGGTCGCCGGCCGGGGGCTGGCCGGTCTGGCGCTGGCCCTGGTGGTGCTGGCGGTCGTCGCCGCCGGGCTGCTGCTGGACCGGCGGGTCCGGCGTACGGTGCGGGCCGCCGTGACGATGCTCAGGCCGAAGTCGGCGTGA